A single Cryomorphaceae bacterium DNA region contains:
- the nusA gene encoding transcription termination/antitermination protein NusA — protein MENLALIESFTEFKDDKNIDRVTLMSILEEVFRATLTKQFGSDENFDIIVNPDKGDLEIWRNREVVPDGEVEDDNAQISLSDAQKIEEDFEVGEEVSEEVKLFHFGRRAILALRQNLIARIHEHDNGNLFKRYEDMIGEIISGEVHHIRHREIIVYDDEQNELILSKDQQIPSDFWRKGDTVRAVVHDVELRGTKPIIKLSRTSPKFLEKLFEQEIPEVFDGLITVKRCVRVPGEKAKVAVESYDDRIDPVGACVGMKGSRIHGIVRELGNENIDVINFTNNTQLFITRALSPAKITSISIDEDNSRAEVFLKPDQVSLAIGKGGFNIRLAGQLTGYEIDVYRDIDEEEDVELMEFRDEIDEWVLSELKNIGCDTARSVLELTVDEIVKRTELEEETARDVQRILREEFE, from the coding sequence ATGGAAAATTTGGCGCTGATTGAATCATTTACTGAGTTTAAAGACGACAAGAACATCGATCGGGTGACCTTGATGAGCATCTTGGAAGAAGTCTTTAGAGCGACATTGACCAAGCAGTTTGGATCAGATGAGAACTTTGACATCATCGTGAATCCCGATAAAGGTGACTTGGAAATTTGGCGAAACCGCGAGGTTGTTCCCGACGGAGAAGTTGAGGATGACAATGCGCAAATCTCACTTTCAGATGCACAAAAGATTGAGGAGGACTTTGAAGTAGGTGAAGAGGTGTCCGAGGAAGTGAAGCTCTTCCACTTTGGACGTCGAGCTATTCTCGCCTTGCGCCAGAACTTAATTGCTCGTATACACGAGCACGATAATGGCAATCTCTTCAAGCGCTATGAGGATATGATCGGTGAGATCATCAGCGGTGAAGTTCACCACATTCGTCATCGTGAAATCATTGTTTACGATGATGAGCAGAACGAATTGATCCTTTCGAAAGACCAGCAAATCCCAAGTGATTTCTGGAGGAAAGGAGATACCGTACGTGCGGTAGTCCACGATGTGGAACTACGTGGTACGAAGCCTATCATCAAATTGAGCCGTACCTCACCAAAATTCCTGGAGAAATTATTTGAGCAGGAAATCCCCGAAGTGTTTGATGGTTTGATCACCGTGAAGCGCTGCGTTCGTGTTCCGGGTGAGAAAGCCAAAGTAGCGGTAGAGTCTTACGACGATCGTATTGATCCGGTAGGAGCATGTGTGGGTATGAAAGGTTCTCGTATTCACGGTATCGTCCGTGAGCTCGGAAACGAGAATATTGATGTCATCAACTTCACCAACAATACCCAGTTGTTTATTACACGTGCTTTGAGCCCAGCAAAAATCACGAGTATCTCTATCGATGAGGACAACAGCCGCGCTGAAGTGTTCCTCAAGCCAGACCAAGTTTCTTTGGCGATTGGTAAAGGAGGATTCAATATTCGTCTCGCCGGTCAATTGACGGGGTACGAAATTGACGTATACCGCGATATTGATGAGGAGGAGGATGTGGAATTGATGGAATTCCGCGACGAAATCGATGAGTGGGTACTCAGCGAATTGAAGAATATTGGTTGCGACACTGCTCGCAGCGTATTGGAGTTAACCGTTGACGAAATTGTCAAGAGAACGGAACTTGAAGAAGAAACCGCAAGAGATGTACAGCGCATCCTTCGCGAAGAATTTGAATAA
- a CDS encoding SPOR domain-containing protein gives MNIKNLYLFGVIFFSVFTALGQERDSSYTDPVDTLASQTTFDAYPVQMDASLVDLIDRDVKIKADNRSSDGFRIQLYYGKREQAMRLKAEYQELLKSERIYVEYEQPYFKTKIGDFRTSLEAEKYMRSLGEHCSGCFVVQDEIEFPDLIPMSVSPQLPDTPQ, from the coding sequence ATGAACATTAAAAATCTCTACCTATTTGGAGTCATCTTCTTCTCCGTATTCACTGCCCTAGGCCAAGAGCGAGATTCATCCTATACCGATCCAGTAGATACTTTGGCTTCACAGACGACCTTTGACGCCTATCCCGTTCAAATGGACGCAAGCCTTGTGGACCTCATTGATCGAGACGTCAAAATAAAGGCCGACAATCGATCTTCGGATGGATTCAGAATTCAATTGTACTATGGAAAACGGGAACAGGCTATGCGGCTTAAAGCCGAATACCAAGAATTGCTCAAATCCGAGCGTATTTACGTCGAATATGAGCAACCTTATTTTAAAACTAAAATCGGAGACTTTAGAACATCTCTAGAAGCAGAAAAGTACATGCGCTCTTTAGGCGAGCACTGCTCAGGATGTTTTGTGGTTCAGGACGAAATTGAGTTTCCGGACCTTATTCCAATGTCCGTTTCACCTCAACTTCCTGATACGCCTCAATGA
- the infB gene encoding translation initiation factor IF-2, whose translation MAEVKSVRLNKVIKELNISLDRAVTFLAEQGIEIDARPNTKIEGDIYEMLVDEFDQDKSKKLKAEAISIQKQKEKEALRAEQEKEEEEAQPAQEEVIRAKADMSGPKTVGKIDLDGGKAKEEEEEVVEEQPVDEEVAEEPVEEAPAAEVVEETAEVEEPAAEEVAEVEEAPAAETEETPAEQTEPAKAETEAEAAPEAPAAEKVEEPAKESEKTEESATDSGSIKTQYKKLDGPKFVGKTIDLDQFKPKKKKVASSSGPKDDDSKKRRRKRISSDTGPAKGRGAQRRGGKNIQKEEPTEEEIQKQIKETLDKLTNRGKSKSSKNRRDKREERREREQMEEMKRAEEGAKLKVTEFVTVAELATMMSVPTTRVIASCMELGIMVTMNQRLDAETLSIVAEEFGYEVEFVSADVQEAVQEEEDDPADLMGRAPIVTVMGHVDHGKTSLLDYVRDANVIAGESGGITQHIGAYSVSLDSGQRIAFIDTPGHEAFTAMRARGAQVTDIAIIVIAADDAVMPQTKEAISHAQAAGVPIVFALNKVDRDAANPEKIKEELAGMNLLVEDWGGKYQSQEVSAKTGLNVKELLEKVLLEAELLDLKANPKRLASGSVVEATLDKGRGYTTTILVQNGTLRIGDYILAGQYSGKVKAMFDERSHPVTEAGPSTPVSILGLDGAPQAGDKFKVMEDEREAKDIATKRQQLQREQSMRTQKHITLDEIGRRLAIGDFQELNIIVKGDVDGSIEALSDSLQKLSTEEIQVNIIHKAVGAVTESDVLLASASDAIIVAFQVRPSMGARKLAETEQIDIRTYSIIYDAINEIKDAMEGMLSAELKEEIVANLEIRETFKISKVGTIAGCMVLDGKIHRNNDVRIIRDGVVIYTGKLGSLKRFKDDVKEVAKGFECGLNIENFNDIKVGDIIEAYQEVEVKRTLE comes from the coding sequence ATGGCTGAAGTGAAGAGTGTCCGATTGAATAAAGTGATCAAGGAGTTGAATATCTCCCTTGATCGTGCGGTCACGTTTTTGGCAGAACAGGGTATCGAGATCGATGCCCGGCCGAATACGAAGATCGAAGGCGACATCTATGAGATGCTCGTCGATGAATTTGATCAGGACAAGAGTAAGAAACTAAAGGCTGAAGCGATTTCGATTCAGAAGCAGAAGGAGAAAGAAGCCCTTCGTGCTGAACAAGAGAAAGAGGAAGAGGAAGCGCAGCCGGCTCAAGAAGAGGTTATTCGTGCCAAGGCAGATATGTCCGGTCCTAAGACCGTAGGCAAGATTGACCTCGATGGCGGTAAAGCCAAAGAAGAGGAAGAAGAGGTTGTGGAAGAGCAGCCCGTGGATGAGGAAGTCGCAGAAGAGCCTGTTGAAGAAGCTCCTGCAGCAGAGGTCGTCGAAGAGACGGCTGAAGTCGAGGAACCTGCAGCCGAAGAAGTTGCTGAAGTGGAAGAAGCTCCGGCAGCGGAGACTGAAGAGACTCCAGCAGAGCAGACGGAACCAGCTAAAGCTGAGACTGAGGCTGAGGCTGCACCCGAGGCCCCAGCCGCAGAAAAGGTCGAAGAGCCTGCGAAAGAGTCAGAAAAGACTGAAGAATCTGCTACTGATTCAGGTTCTATTAAGACTCAGTATAAAAAATTAGATGGGCCAAAGTTCGTTGGAAAAACCATCGACCTAGACCAATTCAAGCCTAAGAAGAAGAAGGTAGCAAGTTCGAGTGGGCCCAAGGATGACGACAGCAAAAAGCGTCGTCGTAAACGCATCAGTAGCGATACCGGACCTGCCAAGGGCCGCGGCGCTCAACGCCGAGGAGGTAAGAACATTCAAAAGGAGGAGCCTACTGAGGAGGAAATCCAAAAGCAAATCAAAGAGACCCTTGATAAGCTAACGAATCGAGGGAAATCCAAGTCTTCCAAAAATCGCCGCGACAAGCGAGAAGAGCGTCGTGAGCGCGAGCAAATGGAAGAAATGAAGCGCGCTGAAGAAGGTGCTAAGCTCAAGGTTACTGAGTTTGTAACCGTCGCTGAGTTGGCCACCATGATGAGCGTACCTACAACTAGGGTTATTGCTTCATGTATGGAGCTGGGAATCATGGTAACCATGAACCAGCGTCTGGATGCAGAAACTTTGAGTATCGTTGCTGAAGAATTTGGCTATGAAGTAGAATTCGTTTCTGCCGATGTTCAAGAGGCTGTTCAAGAGGAGGAGGATGATCCAGCAGACTTGATGGGTCGCGCTCCGATTGTAACCGTTATGGGTCACGTTGATCACGGTAAGACGTCTCTTCTTGACTACGTTCGTGATGCGAATGTGATCGCCGGAGAGTCTGGAGGAATTACACAGCACATTGGAGCCTATTCGGTATCCCTTGATAGCGGTCAGCGCATCGCCTTCATTGATACACCAGGTCACGAGGCGTTTACCGCGATGCGTGCACGTGGTGCTCAAGTGACGGATATCGCTATCATCGTTATTGCGGCTGACGACGCGGTCATGCCCCAAACGAAAGAAGCGATCAGTCACGCACAAGCTGCGGGCGTTCCGATCGTATTTGCTTTGAATAAGGTGGATCGTGACGCTGCAAATCCCGAGAAGATTAAGGAAGAATTGGCGGGTATGAACCTCTTGGTTGAAGACTGGGGTGGTAAATACCAAAGTCAAGAGGTTTCTGCCAAGACTGGATTGAACGTCAAGGAACTTCTAGAAAAAGTCTTGCTCGAAGCGGAATTACTTGACCTCAAAGCCAACCCGAAAAGATTGGCGAGTGGTTCCGTAGTGGAAGCTACTTTGGACAAGGGTCGTGGATATACCACGACGATTCTGGTTCAGAACGGAACGCTTCGCATCGGAGATTATATCCTCGCGGGTCAATACTCTGGTAAGGTAAAAGCGATGTTTGATGAGCGCTCTCACCCTGTTACTGAGGCCGGCCCTTCAACACCCGTTTCGATCCTTGGATTGGATGGAGCTCCACAGGCTGGAGATAAGTTCAAGGTGATGGAAGACGAGCGAGAAGCTAAGGACATTGCCACCAAGCGTCAGCAATTGCAGCGTGAGCAGAGCATGCGGACGCAGAAGCATATTACATTGGACGAAATCGGTCGTCGTTTGGCCATCGGAGACTTCCAGGAGTTGAATATCATCGTTAAAGGTGATGTGGATGGATCTATTGAGGCCTTGAGTGATAGCTTACAAAAGCTCTCGACCGAGGAAATCCAAGTCAACATCATCCACAAAGCCGTTGGTGCTGTGACAGAGTCAGATGTGCTCTTGGCATCAGCGTCTGATGCGATCATCGTGGCCTTCCAGGTGCGTCCAAGTATGGGAGCCCGGAAATTGGCGGAAACCGAGCAAATAGACATTCGTACCTACTCGATCATCTATGACGCGATCAATGAGATCAAGGATGCGATGGAAGGTATGTTGTCTGCAGAACTCAAAGAAGAGATTGTGGCCAACCTCGAGATCAGAGAGACCTTCAAGATCTCCAAAGTGGGAACTATTGCAGGTTGTATGGTGCTCGACGGAAAAATCCACCGAAACAATGACGTCCGGATTATCCGCGACGGCGTTGTAATCTACACAGGGAAACTCGGTTCTTTGAAGCGCTTTAAAGACGACGTCAAAGAAGTAGCCAAAGGGTTTGAATGTGGATTGAACATCGAGAACTTCAACGACATCAAAGTCGGGGATATCATTGAGGCGTATCAGGAAGTTGAGGTGAAACGGACATTGGAATAA